The Winogradskyella schleiferi genome contains the following window.
GGATTTAGGGGAATGAAAGAAACCAAAACCACATACAGACCAACATTAAAAGGTATTGAAGCTGCCGCTGAAAAACTAAACGGTGTGGCTTCGGTAACACCTTTAATTAAAAATGCACGTTACTCAAAGCAATTTGATGCAAACGTTTATTTTAAAAGAGAAGACCTTCAACAAGTACGCTCCTATAAAATTAGAGGTGCTTATAATAGAATTTCGTCCTTAACCAGTGATCAAATTGAAAACGGAATTGTATGTGCTAGTGCAGGAAATCATGCACAAGGTGTGGCACTTTCTTGTAAACTTTTAAAAATAAAAGGTACTATTTTTATGCCTTCACCAACACCTAATCAAAAAATTGAGCAGGTAAAAATGTTTGGCGAAGAATATGTGGATGTAGTTTTAATTGGAGATACTTTTGACGATGCTTACCATGCAGCGATGCAGCAAAGCGAAGAACTCAACAGAACATTTGTACATCCTTTTAATGACGAAAAGGTTATTGAAGGTCAGGCAACAGTTGGTTTGGAAATTATAGACCAAGCCAAAACGCATCCTATTCATTATGTGTTTGTCCCTGTTGGTGGTGGTGGATTAGCGGCTGGTTTATCCTCAGTATTCAAGATTTTATCACCACAAACCAAAATTATCAGCGTAGAACCAAAAGGTGCTCCAGCAATGCTGAACTCCATCAGAAACAATAAAAATATCACTTTAAAGTCTATAGATAACTTTGTAGATGGTGCTGCTGTAAAACGTGTTGGCGATTTAAGCTTTGCTATTTGTAAAGAAACCCTACATCGCGTGGTTACGGTTGATGAAGGTAAAATTTGTCAGACAATTTTAGACCTTTATAATAAGGATGCCATCGTTGTAGAACCAGCAGGCGCTATGAGCCTTTGTGCGTTAGAGCAGTTTAAAGATGAAATAAAAGGTAAGAATGTAGTTTGTGTTATTAGTGGAAGCAACAATGATATCACTCGAATGGCTGAGATCAAAGAACGCGCTCTTATTTACACCAACTTAAAACACTATTTTATCATTAAATTCCCGCAACGTGCAGGCGCTTTAAGAGAATTTGTTGTCGATATTTTAGGACCTACAGATGATATTACCCATTTTGAATACACCAAAAAAGCCAATCGTGAAAATGATGTTGCGGTTGTTGGTTTACAATTAAAATCCCCTAAAGATTTGGAGCCGCTCATTACTAAAATGAAGCTTCATAACTTCTTTGGAGATTATCTTAATGATAAGCCAGATTTATTTCAGTTTTTGGTATAGCTTAACATAGACTTAACCGAATCAAAAAATGTTATTGGTACCTTTATTACTAATAATTAATAGTTAAAATAAGTTATTATGACTTCAACCTTTGTGGAGATACCAGAGCAATTTCAAATTAAAAATTTAGTTAACCAAGATACGTATCTAGTAGATGGAGGACTGATACCTTGGCGAGGAGAAACCTCTAATGTGTATTCCACAATTTCTTCTACCGAAGATTACAAGCCTACACTTCTAGGGTCTATTCCAACTTTAGGAAAAAAAGAAGCCTTAAAGGCTTTGGATTCTGCGGTTTCCGCTTACAATAAAGGACAAGGGTTATGGCCAACTATGAAAGTTGTGGACAGAATTGCATGTATGGAAAAGTTTGTAACGCAAATGAAAACCAAACGTGACGAAGTCGTCAAACTATTAATGTGGGAAATCGGCAAAAATCTTCCAGATTCTGAAAAGGAATTTGATAGAACAGTCGAATATATCTACGATACCATTGAAGATTACAAACAAATGGATCGTAATAGCGCTAAATTTGAAAAAAATTCTGGCGTTTACGCACATATTAGAAGAGGACCTTTAGGCGTTGTATTATGTTTAGGGCCTTATAATTATCCTTTAAATGAAACTTTTGCGCTGTTGATTCCAGCTTTGATTATGGGAAATACTGCTATTTTTAAACCTGCAAAATATGGTGTTTTATTAATTTCACCTTTGATGGAAGCATTTAGGGATAGTTTCCCAAAAGGTGTTGTAAATATTATTTTTGGACGTGGAAGAACCGTTGCCGCACCTATTATGCAATCTGGAAAAGTCGATGTTTTAGCTTTAATAGGTAACAGCAAATCTGCCAATGCCCTACAGAATCAGCATCCAAAAAGTAATAGATTGCGTTTAGTTTTAGGATTGGAAGCCAAGAATCCAGCCATTGTTTTACCTGATGCGGATTTGGATTTAGCTATTGACGAATGTATTGCAGGAACAACCTCTTTTAACGGTCAGCGTTGTACAGCATTAAAAGTATTGTATGTTCATGAAGTCATTGTTGAAGAATTCAACAAACGTTTCTCTGCTAAAGTTGATGCTTTAAAATTCGGAAATCCGTGGGAAGATGGCGCAAAATTAACACCTTTACCAGAACCAGATAAACCGATCTATATTCAAGGGTTAATTGACGACGCAACTGAAAAAGGCGCAAAAGTCATAAATGACAAAGGCGGAGAAACTACAGAAAACTATATTTTCCCTGCCGTCTTATATCCTGTTACTAAGGATATGCGGGTGTTTCAAGAAGAACAATTCGGACCTGTGATTCCTGTCGTTCCATTTTCAGACATTGAAGAGCCTTTAGATGATATGGCAGAATCCAATTACGGACAACAAGTGAGTTTGTTTGGTAAAAACGTAAAAACCTTAGCACCTTTAATTGATACATTAGTGAATTTAGTTTGTCGTGTGAATTTAAACAGTTCATGTCAACGTGGACCAGATGTTTACCCTTTTACAGGACGGAAAGATTCAGCAGTTGCAACTTTAAGTGTACATGATGCCTTACGATCGTTTTCAATCAGAACTTTCGTTGCTTCAAAAGACAACGATTATAACAATGCTATTTTAAAGGATTTAATGGATTCTAAAGCTTCCAATTTTGTGAGTACGGATTACATTCTTTAATGGAATGGGATGGAAATCGCTTATCAGTGAAATATTTACAATTTTAATTGAAACAATTAAGAATTTCGTAAATCTTTTAAAAAAATCAATGATACTAAGGACATTATTAAATAATAATTATAAATTTACAGTATGTTAATTCAAAGAAATAGAATTGAAAGACCCACACGCTTGTTCATCAACAGGCGCCGTCGCTAATGGATCTACTTTAAACCATTTAGTTAATCAATTTTAATTTTTTTACATTGAACAATTCATCACATTTTTTACCACTTTTAGTTTTAGTATTTTCAATTACTAACCGACCTGCTTTGCGCAATAGTCGCAGTCGTCGCCCTTTTGGGTACGATTTATATTAGGAACTAAGGTGTGTCCAGTTCTTCATTCCAAGACAATAAAAAAATACATAATTAATAAAAACAATCACAATGAAAATTGTAATTGCTGATAAATCACATAGCATTTACGCAGAACTCATTTGCGAAACTATCGCACAAGCCGCACAGGTCAGAGGAACTGGTATTGCTAAACGAAAACCAGAGTACATCATTACAAAAATGGAAAATGGTAATGCTGTGATCGCTTTAGATGGCGATAAATTTGCAGGGTTCTGTTATATAGAAGCCTGGAGTCATGGGAAATTTGTGGCCAATTCCGGTCTCATTGTTCATCCCGATTTTAGAAATCAAGGTCTTGCCAAACAGATAAAACAAGTGATTTTTGAACATTCTAGAACTAAATTTCCCGATTCTAAAATCTTCAGTATCACAACAGGGTTGGCGGTTATGAAAATGAATAGTGAATTGGGATACAAGCCTGTGACCTTTTCAGAATTAACAGATGATCAATCCTTCTGGAAAGGTTGCCAAACCTGCAAAAATTTCGACGTTCTAACAAGAACTGAACAAAAAATGTGCTTATGTACAGGTATGCTCTATGATCCTTTAAAAAAAGAAACAACAAAATCACATGAGCATAATTACGATAAAAAAGTATGGACAAGATTGAAACTCATAAAACAAAACATGTTCCTAAAAAAAGATAAAAAATGAAAAAGTTAGTCATAGCATATAGTG
Protein-coding sequences here:
- a CDS encoding NADP-dependent glyceraldehyde-3-phosphate dehydrogenase, producing the protein MTSTFVEIPEQFQIKNLVNQDTYLVDGGLIPWRGETSNVYSTISSTEDYKPTLLGSIPTLGKKEALKALDSAVSAYNKGQGLWPTMKVVDRIACMEKFVTQMKTKRDEVVKLLMWEIGKNLPDSEKEFDRTVEYIYDTIEDYKQMDRNSAKFEKNSGVYAHIRRGPLGVVLCLGPYNYPLNETFALLIPALIMGNTAIFKPAKYGVLLISPLMEAFRDSFPKGVVNIIFGRGRTVAAPIMQSGKVDVLALIGNSKSANALQNQHPKSNRLRLVLGLEAKNPAIVLPDADLDLAIDECIAGTTSFNGQRCTALKVLYVHEVIVEEFNKRFSAKVDALKFGNPWEDGAKLTPLPEPDKPIYIQGLIDDATEKGAKVINDKGGETTENYIFPAVLYPVTKDMRVFQEEQFGPVIPVVPFSDIEEPLDDMAESNYGQQVSLFGKNVKTLAPLIDTLVNLVCRVNLNSSCQRGPDVYPFTGRKDSAVATLSVHDALRSFSIRTFVASKDNDYNNAILKDLMDSKASNFVSTDYIL
- the ilvA gene encoding threonine ammonia-lyase IlvA, encoding MKETKTTYRPTLKGIEAAAEKLNGVASVTPLIKNARYSKQFDANVYFKREDLQQVRSYKIRGAYNRISSLTSDQIENGIVCASAGNHAQGVALSCKLLKIKGTIFMPSPTPNQKIEQVKMFGEEYVDVVLIGDTFDDAYHAAMQQSEELNRTFVHPFNDEKVIEGQATVGLEIIDQAKTHPIHYVFVPVGGGGLAAGLSSVFKILSPQTKIISVEPKGAPAMLNSIRNNKNITLKSIDNFVDGAAVKRVGDLSFAICKETLHRVVTVDEGKICQTILDLYNKDAIVVEPAGAMSLCALEQFKDEIKGKNVVCVISGSNNDITRMAEIKERALIYTNLKHYFIIKFPQRAGALREFVVDILGPTDDITHFEYTKKANRENDVAVVGLQLKSPKDLEPLITKMKLHNFFGDYLNDKPDLFQFLV
- a CDS encoding GNAT family N-acetyltransferase; this encodes MKIVIADKSHSIYAELICETIAQAAQVRGTGIAKRKPEYIITKMENGNAVIALDGDKFAGFCYIEAWSHGKFVANSGLIVHPDFRNQGLAKQIKQVIFEHSRTKFPDSKIFSITTGLAVMKMNSELGYKPVTFSELTDDQSFWKGCQTCKNFDVLTRTEQKMCLCTGMLYDPLKKETTKSHEHNYDKKVWTRLKLIKQNMFLKKDKK